AGAGGCTCTAATGAGAAAGCAACAGGGATAATTATGTAACTTAGAGAAAAAAGAGTAGTGGTTTTGCCTTTTAACTGGGttggtgtctttttttcttttgagtgcCGTGATACAATTCCTAACCTTAAAATTATGCTTTCCTCTGTAGCTTTGCCAATTTGAGAATTTACCCGCATGGATTGGTGTTGCTGGACCTTCAGAGTTACGACGGTGATGCGCAAGGCAAAGAAGTTGACAGTGTCagttttccacttttatttaCTCAAGTATTTGAGGATCACAAAAACTGCTCAgtttaatgataaaattattttcacctaTTTGCTGACTTTCACTTaactttttttcaataaaatttctattttatcttaaatattaattttaaacttgCCTCCCTTCAGATTagtgattttagaagaaaaatagttGTTCCTCAGTAGTTTTTAGGAACCTGGCTGTCATCTTTCCCTTGACTGCTTGAGTACTGAGTTATGATTTTACTTTGCACTGGAGGGAATGTAAACCTTTATCCAGGATGTTACAGCTGCAATATCCTTGAGCCTTTCCCTTTGCCATTATTTTGTTGGTACCTTAGGCTGAAGTGAGATTGGCACTATGTTGGGGTAGTTGGCGTGGGAGTGTGGAATTGGGCCAGGCCTGCAGGCTGCTGTAGGGGTCGGGGAGCACAAGTGTATCTGGGTATCTGCCAGTGTCACAGCTCTGTCAACACGGCCTCAACCTCCTGGTCTGTAATTTAGCTGTTCCGCTCAGCTTATTCGATAagcccatttcttttcttttaattgcagCTTTTGaacaaagtagaagaaagaatgaaagaattgagTCAGGACAGTACTGAGCGGGTGAAGCGGTAAGTCTACTCCTGAATGTTCTTTTATATTTGGTTAATCGATAAAATAATCAGAATGGTGGTGTTATCCCTGAGCAGTGTCTAAGATGTAGAAGAGATCAAAGTCGACTTCTGCTTCTGGCCACTTGGTAGACTGAGGTAGTGGGCCCTTAAAACAGAATACTAactgtatgtgagagagagagagatgctagaCAAAGTGGAACAAAGGCAGAAGGGCGTGTTCAGTGATTCCAAGGGGCTGGAACTGTATAATGCAGAGAATCAGGTGGGGCTGGCACCTCCAAGGGGAGCTAGAAAACTCCTCGACCCTGTCCAGTAAAGAGAAGAGATTGTCTTGTCTTTCCTCAGAGTTCTGGGCCCCAGAGTAGAATTAAGTAGTTTTAAGAGATTTTGACAGCATGGGATGATAGGAAATTTGCCTCAGTGCTTTCAGGTAAGATGACATTGATATTGCAAGGTACTAAGAATTTCAGAGGCCACCCACCTTGAGCAGCCCCTGGTGGGTTCTTTTCAGATGAAAACGAAGACCATTAACCTTTCTTGAGGAGTGCAGCCACTatgccacatgtgactatttaaaacGAAGTTAATAAAAAACCAGTTCAGTTCCGAAGTCTCACCTCATGTCACTAGCTAATGGCTAGTGACTGccatattggacaacacagaTAACATTTCTGTGGTGCCAGAAATGTTCTGTTGGACAGAACAGAGGTATTTGTCAGTGGTGTCACGTGTTAAAAGAGCTTTGATAGAAGTAATAGTTTTGACATTTGTTGGGAGGGATAGAGTCTGGTAGGTGCTGGGAATTAATCATGGCTGCACAGCAGGTAATTCTGAGCGGTTTGGCCTTTCCCTGCCTGGGTGGCTCCTTATCAGGCCCTCAAAAGTGGGCTTGTCACTTGCTCATAAAGGCAAACACATAGATGCAGAAACACAGAGAGACTTTAGTAAGGTCGGGGCATTACTGATGGAAGTGACCGTCCAGAATACAGACTTCTCCATTTCAGGGCACTTTCCACAAGAGGGAGTCCTTATTGGCTGTTTAAGGATGTTTAAGTACTTAATGGCTCATCCTGCTAAATTAGATCAGCCTAGAGGAAAGCCCCAGGGCAGATGTAAGATAACTGGAAAGTTGTTTAACCTCCAACATGGACACAAAGCAGGAAACTGCATGTGAAGAGAGCAGGACACAGTGTAGAACTCGGCCACTTGATTGATTGAAATCTGTCGGAGCACCCAGACTTGTTTACCCCACCCAAATTCAGCTTCCGAGTCCTCGGGCCCTTCCCCATCCTTAAAGAACTTGTCCACACCTACACTCTTTTCTGGaatttccctcttttcctgcTTGCAAAGTTTTCCTAATCTTTCCTGGTCCATCTGAATTGAACAGGTTCCCACTGTGTCTTTAATTTGGTGATAATGAATTGGCCAACATCAaaatgcctgatttttttttttttttaagttggtctGGTTTTTATTGGGATTATTTCTAGGAGTGAGCAAATAGATGGAATGCATTTATGGGCTTCCGCATTCATGAGAAGACTGGTTCCTTTGTGGTTTTGGTATGGGAGTTTTTGAAGTGAGAATGCAGTTATACTTCCGATTTTCAGTTCAAAACACAGCACAGGCCTTGTTTTTCCTTGTCACTGTTTTTACATCTTTTCATAAAATcagggtggagggggcaggaagTTGTTGGGAATACTTTGTTGTAGGCCCTTTGTTTTTGGCCTCAAAAGGACAAGAATGGTGCCACTTTTCTGTCTGGGGAATGACATTGTTAGAGACTGAATCATTAACAAATGACTCAGTAACATCTGAAATGATTACTCCCCTGTGGCCAATGATTTAAATCTGAATTAAGAAGCCATGGGAtctattagaaattttattttcatatcctgctattcaaaagaaaaggaacaggaaaaacaaGCTTACATCAGTAATGTTTTGTTGAAAAGAAAAGTTCTTGGAATTTACACGGTGTACCTGAGGCCCAGGacatattctttctctctcccatctattttcaattttctgtagTGAAGGTTGAAAAGAGACTTATGTAGGGCTCCACAATATCTCCCAAAGCCCATTTCAGGGAGATGCGCTTCATGTTAGTGAAGCCAAATCCGGCCTCTGTACCCCAACACtgaattaaatcttggagacagagttttgggtgaagtagaaaagaataggtttattgctttgccaggcagagggggccaGAGTGGACTAATGCCCTCAGAACTGCGTGTCCCGACCTgcagggggtagtgaggagttttatagtaatggctcgaggagggcgtgatcagctcatggacattcttctgattggctggtggggaGGTAAGTGGGCGTCAGCATTATCAGCCTTCTGGTTGCAACTGGTCTTGtgggcagcatgcagttaacttctcccacctggtgggggcttcagtatctgcaaaacagctcaaagatactgttaaCGTGTGTCCCTTGAGGAGAACCAGGACCCTGGCCCAACGCTGGACTATTGTCctttgactgttcctccctcttctgcacatcccctcccttccctaattagcatctGTTTGAACTGCCCACTGGCACTCAGGGAAGGTCTTGGAGGCTGACTGAAGCCCcgtttcctgtaatcaagaaatgggggacacagaaaggcttttgtgcccaggagccccactggGTCCTGCTCGGTATGATCAAGGTGATGGCTTCCCCATCCTTAAAGATACTTGCTTCTTTGCATCTCTTTAAAAACCACTGTGTTGCTGTGGAGGAAAGAGCTCTTACCTGCACCCAAGGCACCACTGACACAATTGAGAATGGATATTGTTTCCATTGGGTTTGTGCATAGTTTAGTAATTGCCTGTAGCTGGCTGGCTGTCAACCCTGAGCAGtgggtcccccccccccccccacgaaAGCCCTTGAGTTGCTGTTTGTTAATTTCATCCAGTGTCACAGGTAGCTCATGCTCCCACCTCATGCCACCCATCAGCCAGGGGTGGAAGAGGCTTCCCCCAAGTCCTGTTTGCCTGCTCTCGGGGTTTGTCCTGTTTGGGGTGCCACATTTTACAAGAAAAACCTCTGATCTGCCTAATTCCAACATTTGAGTTTGTTCTCCTGGAAGATGAAGAAGTGGTTAAATTAGGATGAGTTAGGATTAAATAACAGTTTATGGGAATTTGCTTTGTAAATTCAGTGCTTTTTGCAGATGTTAGTATTTCCTCATAGAAAGCCTCATTAACCTGTAACAGGTTCAGACTGTATTCTTGGAAACAGGTGAGCGGAAGAGTAAAGTCTTATCAGAGGGAGTCAGAGGTAGCCCAGCCCAGCATTTTAGGTACCTGTGGCTTGTTTACTGTAAACCCCACTGTACTTGAGAACACAGGACTTGCCCACGATTGTGTTATGTATGCAGTGAGTTCTCATCTTTTTTGTGTTCCACTTAATTTGCTAAGCCCCATTTCCAGGTCTGGTTTTCCTTGTCATGTAGTGTCCTCTGCTGTTATTTTCTAGTACATTCACCCTATCTAAAATACTCACTATTAACAGAAAGAACTGAATGAGAAAATCATCAGTGTGCAGCTATTCTCGTAATAATTGGTTCAGGCAAGAATCTTCTAGATGCCAAAGCCACTGGTGAAGGTGTGTTGAGAGATCAGGACCTTGACCCAGTTTCACAGGACTGCTCCACACCCTGCTTAgtaatttcaaagggaaaaaaggtaCCTTTGCAAGTGTAGGGATCTCGTGGGCATCCGTTTTAACCATGTGGTCACACTTTGCATCACCCATAATAGGACAGGAACACATCTCGTGCCCCTGATGTGATGCTTGCATAATATGCCAACTTGACTCTATTGAAGAGATCTTCAGGCAAACCCACTTGAGGGATTTCCTGCAGAACACCTGGTCTGGACTTTGCTGTGGTGTGAATGTCATGAAACACACGGGGAAGGGGTGACCAGCGCCAACagactattttcttttctatcttaacatctttattggagtataattgctttacaatggtgtgttagtttctgctgtataacaaaatgaatcggctatacatatacacgggtccccatatcccctccctcttgagtctccctcccaccttccctatcccacccctctaggtggtcacaaagcattgagctgatctccctgtgctatgcggctgctacccactagctatctattttacgtttcgtagtgtatatatgtccatgccactttctcacttcgtccgtgtcctcaagtccattctctgtctgTCTATTCCTGTAACGGACTATTTTCGATTAAATGAGGGTAAAAAAGGAAAACGGCAAAATACAGTATATGATTCTTCATTCAAAAGTAGAATAGCTCTGAAGAGATAATTGGCAGTTGGGGATACTTGAACATGGATTCCTTACTAGGTGCTGGTATTCCATCCATATGGACTTGAATGGATGTGGTAGTGACAAAGTAGCTATGTAGGCAGTCTTAACAGATTCCTGCTGGAGTATTTGGGGGTGAAGGGTGATGTCTGCAATGGCCATTTTCTCCTTCAACATTTTTTAGGGAAAATTTAAAGTATGCCAGAGGgccttccctgggggcgcagtggttgagagtccgcctgccgatgcaggggacgcgggttcgtgcccggatccgggaggatcccacatgccgcggagcggctgggcccgtgagccatggccgctgagcctgcgcgtccggggcctgtgctccgcaatgggagaggccgcaatagtgggaggcccgcgtaccgcaaaaaaaaaaaaataataaaaataaactatgccagaaaggttttttaaaaagtaaattcttaATGTACAACAGTGTTGAAATTTGGTAGTGGCCATGTTTGTATAAACCTCAAAGTGCAAGTTTTAGATTGGTTGTTTACTATTTAGGAGTCTGCCTGGGGTCGTGTGGCTCCTGCACATGCTTGTTCCCAGGTCCTCTTTTAAGGCAGCCTCACCTAAGCAGCCTTTTTTTTAAGGCtcattcctgttttccttttttttccagattacCACCCATAGTTCGAGGAGGGGCCATTGACAGATACTGGCCCACTGCAGATGGCCGCCTGGTTGAGTATGACATAGATGAAGTGGTGTATGATGAAGACTCACCTTACCAGAACATTAAAATTTTACACTcaaaacaatttggcaatattcTCATCCTCAGTGGGGATGTTAGTAAGTATTCCATCCCTGCCCCAGTCGCATGACAAAGTGACAATGTGTTAGATTGTGTTTTCCTGACAGATACCACCGTTGTGGATTTGTCCAGATTTGTCCATGGCCCTGCTGGGTTGTTTTTATTGAGATGAATATTTACATTGGATTAAGCTGCGGCTTGTCTGGGCTTTCATGTTTTATAGTAGAGTCATGAAAATTTTGTCTTGTTACTCttttttccttagttttcttAATGATTAGTATTTAGattgtatttcaaaagaaaatgtaattgcctttttaaaaaaaattttttattgaagtatagttgatttacaatgttgttagtttcaggtgtacagtaaagtgattcagttatacatatatatataaatatatattttcgtTATTTATATCCtctcccattataggttattacaagatattgagtagagttccctgtgctatacagtaggtccttgttggttatctattttatattgcttattttttaagaagtctTTTAGGTGGGAAATTTCAAACCAAAGTAGACAAAACAGTAAGATGAACCCACATATACTCACCACTGAGTGCCAACAATTATCAACTCCTGGCCAATCTTGTTTCCCCTGAACTCCAGTCTACTTTTCTCCCTCTCATATTCTTTTGAAGCAACTCTGCTTCATATTTCATCTGGAAACATGCAGTTGCTTTTTAATTATCATATCAGAACAGGCTAAAGACTGAATTTTCTTCCTACTGActaaagtatatatgtatataatctatGTAGGTAACATTTTATGTTGGGTGTTACATGAATAGGGTTGATGAAAACCCAcaatccaaaaaaaccaaaaaacaacactTCTGTATACTGCTGTTTTTaaacattgaaaatgaaaaatgctgaATTTTCTAGATTCTAGCACTTTCTGGTATGATAAGTCAGGTGGTGTATGGCTTTGGTTTGAGTCACCATTTTGGATGTTTCTTCTCCCTAGATTTGGCGGAAAGTGATCTGGCATATACCCGGGCCATCATGGGTAGCGGCAAAGAAGATTACACTGGCAAAGATGTACTGATTCTAGGAGGCGGAGATGGGGGCATATTATGTGAAATAGTCAAACTGAAACCAAAGATGGTCACTATGGTAGAGATATCCTTTGTCGTATAAGAGATCAAGTTAAgtgggctttgtttgttttcttcctcgtTTTTTGTCTTAAGACTCAAGTTAATGTTACGAGGTAAATGTGTTTATAAAGACTACCTTGAACAAACATTTCCACTTAGTACCAGTACCTTTTTATATGGCCACCAACAAAGAAGCAGAGTTGAGAATTAAAGAGCAAGTAACATTTGTACTGTGTCTACTGTTCAGCAATTGCTGAAATGGCTTCTTCATTAGAAGAGAATTGAGTTCCTTTTGAAGTGTCCTTGGTGCACAAAAGAAGTCATTGTCTCATGTATCGTTTTTTAAACTTACCCAAATTagtgttaaaaaaatgttatgttcatcttaacctttttaaaaagtatatttcagaATTCTTTGTTACATCCAAATCCAGGGGAAATTTCTCCTTAACCTGTTTCGAACATTGACCAAATGGTGATTGACGGATGTAAGAAATACATGCGAAAAACATGTGGTGATGTCCTAGACAATCTTAAAGGAGACTGCTATCAGGTAATTATATTTAGCAGATAATGTTTTTTATTATGTCAACTGATAATATGTTGATAAGAACTGTGCCTTCTGAAAACAGCTTTAAGTATAATTGGATAAGAAGATAAATAATCAAGATGATAGGTCAtcttgtaggggaggaaaaattttccctctacccttcttgTACTTGCCTGAGACCCCCGTAGTAAAAGACtaacaagaggaaaaacaagttattaaatgttttaaactcaTGTATTTATGGGAGATGCACAGAAAAATGAGCAACTCAGAGGTAGGTTTAGAATTTAGGCTTAAATATGATCCTAATAGGGACAGAGGGATGTAGGTGTCTTAAGGGAGAGTAAGTGACTTAGGAAAAATGAACAGGGCCCTTAGAAGAGTAGAAAAAGAGGTATGATAGTTTGTGACAGAGTTTGTCTGGGTGTGGTGTCAGCCTCATCTGCTGTGATGGGGCCATCTTCCCTGGTTGAATTCCTCGGGGAGGGGATCTATGACAGTTGAATtccttttggaggatctgtctttaggcagataaaggggagttcagagaaagcctctccctACATTTGCTGTTTTTCAGGTGCCTACAGCTCAAAATGTTCAATATGCCAAAGCACCGTATTTTGAGGTAGCCTGTTCTGCTATCCTTTATTCTCTTTATGTGAGTCCTGTATACATTTGTATTCAGGGACGGTGTGTacctatagtttaaaaaaaagaaagaaagaaagaaatggctaaCTCCAGATTCTTTgaatttaataacattaattcaTTCTTGTATAAAAGATGCCATGTACCTTTTTATgacctggcaaccaccacttttgacttttgtctctttagcctgagtctctctctgtctgggtCTTTGAGAAGGAAATAAGGTATTTAATTAGAGGATGTAGACGATGTTTGATGTAAGAATAATTGCTTCTTGCTAAGCAAATAAGTTCCTAAATTCTACTGTGCTTGTAAGTTGACGGATCATTATAGTTTGTAGGATacattttatattgcattttgAGGATTCATATGTTAGGTGCCCATACGTACATTATTTGGTAGAGCAAGATAACTAAgcaaatgcatatttttatttgacCAGAATCTTAAATGTGTACCTCTAGTTTTATAAACATATAGATGAATGCTTTCATTTGTTATGTAAATTACCTATACCTACCCATGTTTTCTAATATGTGTGTATCCAAATTTGATTTCATGgtacatgtgttttttttttttttttttttttttttttggcggtacatgggcctctcactgttgtggcctctcccgttgcggagcacaggctccggacgcgcaggcccagaacccatgtcccctgcatcggcaggcggactctcaaccattgcgccagcagggaagccccatgtgttaattttttaaacagagaagttATATCAGTGTTAAAATGAAGTTGTGATAGTTTTATgggcaaaagggaaagaaagtacGTATTTCACTTACAGTGTTGGAAAGtttaaaaagggagggaggatgcAGCGGTTCCATTCTTGGGtgtttatttgaagaaaagtgtaactaattcgaaaagatacgtgcacctccatgtttattgcagcattatttacaatagccaag
This window of the Physeter macrocephalus isolate SW-GA chromosome 21, ASM283717v5, whole genome shotgun sequence genome carries:
- the SMS gene encoding spermine synthase; the protein is MAAARHSTLDFMLGAKADGETILKGLQSIFQEQGMTESVHTWQDHGYLATYINKNGSFANLRIYPHGLVLLDLQSYDGDAQGKEVDSLLNKVEERMKELSQDSTERVKRLPPIVRGGAIDRYWPTADGRLVEYDIDEVVYDEDSPYQNIKILHSKQFGNILILSGDVNLAESDLAYTRAIMGSGKEDYTGKDVLILGGGDGGILCEIVKLKPKMVTMVEIDQMVIDGCKKYMRKTCGDVLDNLKGDCYQVLIEDCIPVLKRYAKEGREFDYVINDLTAVPISTSPEEDSTWEFLRLILDLSMKVLKQDGKYFTQGNCVNLTEALSLYEEQLGRLYCPVEFSKEIVCVPSYLELWVFYTVWKKAKP